A genomic segment from Cutaneotrichosporon cavernicola HIS019 DNA, chromosome: 7b encodes:
- a CDS encoding uncharacterized protein (NADH:flavin oxidoreductase / NADH oxidase family) yields the protein MSNEYPPDDIDLLSSPVTLPNGVVIPNRLAKAAMEEGLKGGLPGRRHRRLYRRWGRGGWGVVLTGNVQVDAAQPATPHDLRIHDSPHTVPLFHELHESLLADAPDPRPLTLVQLSHAGMQSSATYSLTRAPWVPSIGPISGRPSVGTGFVAWAIERALWPVAARAVTNPAEWCEIAGKFVDAATAVEDAGWSGVQLHSAHGYLLAEYLSPLTNPHPRPLPGVPERVPVRLHLLWLILTGIHTATERTFVKALKINCSDFVAGGLDEDASAEIIREIVRWRLVDLLEVSGGTYGNPAFAEMGREALFAHFTRALLPTLPPAPEGPAIMLTGGLHDRSLIARCIRSRAADLVGIGRPAALQPELPVKVLLNRALGKGKARVPPYIIPGSEFYRRLLGGGKSRPHSKARNGFRETNGVVARRDEGNGIKLVGAGVSTVWHEWQMARIGRGENPDPTLDFLRGALANTLWHDILGGGPRGWYRHWMGTD from the exons ATGAGCAACGAATATCCCCCAGACGACATAGACCTCCTCTCGTCGCCCGTCACCCTCCCAAATGGTGTCGTCATTCCCAACCGTCTTGCCAAG gcggcgatggaggaaggtctGAAGGGCGGTCTGCCTGGGCGAAGACATCGGCGCCTGTACAGACGTTGGGGACGGGGTGGATGGGGTGTGGTGTTGACAG GAAATGTCCAGGTGGACGCGGCGCAGCCCGCGACACCACACGACCTGCGTATCCACGACTCGCCACACACCGTTCCCCTCTTCCACGAGCTTCACGAGAGCCTACTAGCCGATGCGCCTGATCCCCGACCCTTGACGCTGGTACAGCTAAGCCATGCCGGGATGCAGTCGTCTGCGACGTACTCGCTGACCCGGGCGCCGTGGGTCCCCTCGATTGGTCCCATCTCGGGTCGCCCTTCTGTAGGGACGGGATTCGTTGCGTGGGCAATCGAACGCGCTCTCTGGCCAgtcgccgctcgcgcagTGACTAACCCTGCCGAATGGTGCGAGATTGCCGGCAAGTTTGTGGACGCCGCAaccgccgtcgaggacgcggggTGGAGCGGCGTCCAACTCCACTCTGCACATGGGTATCTATTGGCCGAGTATCTCTCTCCCCTG ACAAATCCGCATCCACGACCACTGCCAGGAGTGCCTGAACGCGTGCCCGtgcgcctccacctcctaTGGCTCATCTTGACGGGCATCCACACCGCGACGGAACGTACATtcgtcaaggcgctcaagatCAATTGCTCGGATTTCGTGGCTGGTGGACTGGACGAAGACGCGTCCGCTGAGATTATTCGCGAGATCGTGCGCTGGCGTCTTGTCGATCTCCTTGAAGTATCAGGGGGAACGTACGGCAACCCGGCATTTGCGGAGATGGGCCGAGAAGCCCTCTTCGCGCACTTTACGCGTGCGTTACTTcccacccttcccccagCGCCAGAGGGACCGGCGATCATGCTCACGGGCGGATTGCATGACCGTTCCCTCATCGCGCGGTGTATCCGTTCCCGAGCAGCAGACCTCGTCGGGATTGGGAGGCCAGCTGCGCTCCAACCCGAGCTGCCCGTCAAGGTATTGCTTAACCGAGCTttggggaaggggaaggcGCGCGTCCCGCCATACATTATTCCCGGGAGCGAGTTTtaccgccgcctcctcggggGCGGCAAGAGCCGTCCTCATTCCAAAGCGAGGAATGGGTTCCGGGAGACGAACGGGGTAgtcgcgcgccgagatgaAGGGAACGGGatcaagctcgtcggcgctggcgtcTCGACCGTTTGGCATGAGTGGCAGATGGCAAGGATTGGGCGGGGTGAGAATCCCGATCCCACCCTCGACTTCCTGcgtggcgcgctcgcgaaTACTCTCTGGCACGATATCCTGGGCGGTGGGCCGCGGGGTTGGTACCGTCATTGGATGGGGACGGATTAG
- a CDS encoding uncharacterized protein (Protein of unknown function (DUF1765)) yields the protein MDAPRRRNQSGSTAARPGSRSSRRILSGGVPVELGGGVGILGLLNDESNSPTTATPQYSYNLYANLPLASSASSGSPTRQQPLTAASHKKAASSTSTASASASASASSPTLSTSPVSPLPSFGTWSVGPSAPGVSVRRENASNTGTVSSVASTSSSTSTSRRLPLAPGGNTTRLAEDAGSDDSADKVRADPPKPLPAMAQGALPAPPSLWTTSGSDSSSLKASKKGKIRNVPAPIRTDHNNAGPSDGLTGGRYHDFDHTVGNFEPQRHAPAPPTQPNGRDPPKKSTLRIDTSDASQQSSGPHYHHQRSVTDPLQPPTYKQPMDYLRSMPERRTASGMSEGRRTPISENAARRADGDDNPRQRNVTAPTQPTIKPRKSSDLLRRPSAELLGMFRPDAERASREREAKEAKAAAQRALGVDSDNRKGPAITLKKSSGALRNLFRSKPKEPPPETPNLPRTSFALGDLVRPKPNISSGNTTPISVHQPFQPEGHGRLSLHERQAPSITSSSGDSASRGKKKSTASDRDLPPLPACDSGSTFKASGTTKKPSSPILSKLSPKLPSPKALRRGAPPSPTESKGVRLPPVPGATLSPHSRMPVGGLSAPQDDPLRYSKLPPRGTSKDNVADSAKKATSPVGSDTGSTSTVRQFAEEEGRSSFDSLAEGAQEWKPALKSSSSLHLLQLPELDLALDFSFDGFGSTSASSPKSSPHGSQPGTPGSRSRSASGTLLTSPASKAVRTERRRSKSFDAAANGDEDMWRSLDFDKSWSNNKLFTATPSSVSAPKLTTTAASPDVNATSKGATNSGLSANSGGTTGTSTSRDSDSLSTHGSFDHSRTPSGGSSTNETSSPSPPRTPEDAHSAFLASGVDGKAPRTSLDSPIALEVPEQTIGKSLLAYDRPYSAGSSTTPSSSSPATPTKTDLRTPKAEMAPVVSSSEAPTPKAETPTLTPTPTPSTSAPMLVEKALPKLKQRAPVSAPAPKKSGARLIHDNPARPPRELEEPKEPEQIPPSKASFRCRPTHRTLLADAKPVMPDPNVSIRDLTQDLIRALDNFRYPTQSGSGPERSGIIRNRLLVLVQEVDRRCYLPHEEAAYRDLREVCFDWADSLLFELRVEQPANERGACLEGLAAVLESQCLAAHALEASPSHQDAFLHLMMRVMNFVMDKLGAKGVFHNTLLFSGRFLAFAFFRIPHVGGQLVGVLQPPRGALMRFTRPVLLGRKVPSEAQPSYPTHLEGLCFDDSQSYTRRLLTLDPDFDSAAEKEAFHFQPGNWLRRWQSDDSELFPAFYRAYHKQLAFYLAPAISYYQQQRRPIPASVLLRAPGYAHLATIFSIKCHSYILGSVNAVTTSSSTQHFDATESAGFRGSQKPAVLETANRRLVETLWMFASAPINVPTHENVVVQCEGSQLWGEMVDLWTKNLIAKTSLYAPKGVFCLFDLLDGLVDPIQWGDVHSPLDVPYLIGLFRLILNEGEHALTLVKVIAFLFTHWEILTARPEDRRELCMDILLNKKLFERLLLFWSQSVRSYVLRLVVFRLGHLHTTKDEPASYEVEIQSVRLLQQRLDRIKKRYDELEPQQSPEILDSASLPPRTPTTPGLPRSRSTITMVTDSPQATTRAERLLAKEEDDSKSKGSWWKRTLGMQKKPKGSSPKPPSSPSMPDNSPVVRSPRLSTASTGSNGSGSPHTASNPSLPAPKNNPAAPGVRKGDNGATSPRSTLGPSLMPPEIGTGGSGSPTSPTSPSNPIARGTARKSPPPNISTEGGPKPHVRAIQDAKAQFAFEFELPTASPLSDTFEASNATSPRRNSQPPSPRGATSPHMSHSFSKRSSLLPPSTEKALEAYGHSTPKIAPRDRDPGYPLRLHAYAIRMLAELEDAQKEYDEWWSEGGIGKVDGAPPRLAVAWPFHEGEE from the exons ATGGAcgcgccccgccgccgcaaccAAAGCGGCAGCACTGCTGCGCGTCCAGGTtctcgctcgtcgcgccgtATCCTCAGTGGCGGCGTGcccgtcgagctcggcggcggcgtagGCATATTAGGCCTCTTGAACGATGAA TCAAACTCGCCCACTACCGCGACGCCGCAATACTCGTACAACCTCTACGCGAACTTGCCCctggcgtcctcggccagTTCAGGCTCTCCGACGCGTCAGCAACCACTAACAGCGGCATCGCACAAGAAGGCGGCCTCTTCCACATCCACGGCCTCTGCTTCGGCCTCTGCTTCGGCCTCTTCCCCCACACTCTCCACCTCACCTGTCTCGCCCCTCCCGAGCTTTGGCACGTGGAGCGTAGGCCCGTCGGCGCCTGGTGTTTCTGTACGCCGCGAGAACGCGTCCAACACTGGCACTGTCTCGAGCGTCGcgtccacgtcgtcgtctaCATCCACATCGCGCCGGTTGCCCCTTGCACCAGGGGGAAATACCACGCGACTCGCAGAAGACGCCGGCTCGGACGACTCTGCAGACAAAGTACGCGCCGACCCACCCAAACCCTTACCCGCAATGGCACAAGGCGCGTTACCCGCACCACCGAGCCTGTGGACGACGTCTGGCTCggactcgtcgtcgttgaaAGCCTCAAAGAAGGGCAAGATCAGAAACGTCCCTGCGCCCATACGCACAGACCATAACAACGCTGGCCCAAGCGACGGCCTCACAGGTGGACGCTATCACGACTTTGACCACACCGTCGGCAACTTTGAGCCACAACGTcacgctcccgctcccccGACTCAGCCCAACGGCCGCGATCCTCCTAAGAAGAGCACACTACGTATCGACACCTCTGACGCGTCACAACAGTCCAGCGGGCCTCATTACCACCACCAAAGATCTGTCACCGATCCCTTGCAGCCTCCCACCTACAAGCAGCCGATGGACTACTTGCGATCTATGCCAGAACGGAGAACGGCCTCGGGCATGAGCGAAGGGCGGCGGACACCCATCTCGGAGAACGCGGCACGGAGAGCCGACGGCGATGACAACCCGCGCCAGCGCAATGTCACCGCGCCTACGCAGCCTACGATTAAGCCCCGCAAGTCGTCGGATCTGCTGCGTCGTCCATCAGCGGAACTTCTGGGCATGTTCCGGCCAGACGCAGAAAGAGCGTCGCGAGAAAGAGAAGCCAAAGAGGCTAAGGCCGCGGCCCAGCGGGCGTTAGgcgtcgacagcgacaACCGCAAGGGGCCGGCGATCACGCTCAAGAAGAGCTCTGGTGCGCTGCGCAACTTATTCCGGAGCAAGCCCAAGGAGCCACCTCCCGAGACACCCAACCTTCCCAGAACGAGCTTCGCGCTTGGCGACTTGGTACGGCCCAAGCCGAACATCTCTAGCGGAAACACGACGCCGATATCCGTGCATCAACCGTTTCAGCCTGAGGGCCACGGACGTCTGTCGCTTCACGAACGCCAGGCGCCTTCCAtcacctcgagctcgggtGATTCAGCGAGCAGAGGAAAGAAGAAGTCAACGGCAAGCGACCGGGACCTTCCGCCATTGCCGGCTTGCGATTCAGGCTCGACTTTCAAAGCATCTGGGACCACGAAGaagccgtcgtcgccgatACTGTCGAAGCTCTCGCCAAAGCTACCATCACCGAAGGCACTGAGACGCGGCGCTccaccatcacccaccGAGTCCAAGGGTGTGAGACTGCCACCTGTACCGGGCGCAACACTTTCGCCCCACTCTCGCATGCCAGTCGGTGGCTTATCGGCACCGCAGGACGACCCGTTGCGATACTCGAAACTGCCGCCCAGAGGCACGTCCAAGGACAACGTCGCCGACAGTGCGAAGAAGGCGACCAGCCCCGTCGGTTCGGACACTGGGTCGACGTCTACTGTGCGCCAGTttgcggaggaggaaggccgATCCTCGTTCGACAGCTTGGCTGAGGGCGCGCAGGAGTGGAAACCTGCGCTCAAatcgtcgagctcgctgcACCTGTTACAGCTACccgagcttgaccttgcgctGGACTTCTCTTTTGACGGGTTCGGCTCCAcctccgcgtcctcgccgaaATCCTCTCCTCATGGCAGTCAGCCCGGCACGCCTGGGTCGcgatcgcgctcggccagcGGCACGCTCTTGACCTCGCCGGCGTCCAAGGCTGTGCGTACTGAGAGACGTCGGTCCAAGTCGttcgacgcggcggcgaatggtgacgaggacatgTGGCGGTCGCTGGACTTTGACAAGTCGTGGAGCAACAACAAGCTGTTcacggcgacgccgagctctgTCTCTGCGCCGAAGCTTACGACGACCGCCGCGTCACCAGACGTGAATGCGACGAGCAAAGGCGCGACGAACTCGGGATTGTCTGCCAATTCGGGTGGGACCACTGGCACTAGCACATCGCGGGACAGCGACTCACTCTCCACCCACGGGTCGTTTGACCATTCCCGCACGCCGTCCGGTGGCAGCAGCACGAACGAGACtagctcgccgtcgccgccacggACACCCGAGGACGCCCACTCGGCGTTCCTCGCTTCTGGGGTCGATGGCAAGGCGCCGCGCACGTCACTCGACTCGCCAATCGCACTGGAGGTGCCAGAGCAGACCATTGGCAAGAGCCTGTTGGCTTACGACCGGCCGTACTCGGCAGGAAGCAGCACGAcgccgtcatcctcctccccggCCACACCAACCAAGACGGACCTGCGAACGCCGAAGGCGGAGATGGCACCTGTGGTTTCGTCTTCTGAGGCGCCCACGCCTAAGGCTGAGACTCCGACActgacgccgacgccgacgcccagcACGTCTGCGCCGATGCTGGTGGAGAAGGCGCTTCCCAAGCTGAAGCAGCGTGCGCCCGTGtcagcaccagcaccaaAGAAGTCTGGCGCGCGGCTCATTCACGATAACCCGGCCCGACCaccgcgcgagctcgaggagcccAAGGAGCCTGAGCAGATCCCGCCATCCAAGGCCTCGTTCCGCTGCCGCCCGACGCATAGAACACTGCTTGCGGACGCCAAACCTGTCATGCCCGACCCAAACGTGTCGATACGCGACCTCACGCAGGACTTAATCCGCGCGCTTGATAACTTCCGGTATCCGACGCAGTCTGGCAGTGGTCCAGAACGCTCTGGCATCATCCGCAACAGGCTCCTAGTACTGGTCCAGGAGGTGGACCGCCGCTGCTACTTGCCCcacgaggaggcggcgtACAGAGATCTCCGCGAGGTGTGCTTCGACTGGGCGGACTCGCTCTTGTTCGAGTTGCGTGTTGAACAGCCAGCcaacgagcgcggcgcctGTCTCGAGGGCCTAGCTGCGGTCCTTGAGAGCCAGTGCCTCGCTGcccacgcgctcgaggctTCACCGTCGCACCAGgacgccttcctccacctcatGATGCGCGTCATGAACTTTGTCATGGATAAGCTAGGCGCCAAGGGAGTGTTCCACAACACACTGCTGTTCAGCGGTCGCTTCTTG GCGTTCGCGTTCTTCCGCATTCCTCATGTGGGCGGGCAACTCGTTGGCGTGCTGCAACCGCCACGAGGTGCGCTCATGCGTTTCACGCGCCCCGTCTTGCTCGGCCGCAAGGTTCCGTCAGAGGCGCAGCCCAGCTACCCGACGCACCTCGAGGGACTCTGTTTCGACGACTCGCAGTCATACACGCGGCGTCTCCTCACGCTCGACCCCGACTTTGACTCTGCCgctgagaaggaggcgTTCCACTTCCAGCCTGGCAATTGGTTACGCCGCTGGCAGTCGGACGACTCGGAGCTCTTCCCGGCGTTCTATAGAGCCTACCACAAGCAGCTCGCATTCTACCTCGCGCCGGCCATATCGTACTACCAGCAGCAACGGCGGCCGATCCCGGCGAGCGTACTCCTGCGCGCGCCTGGCTACGCACACCTCGCGACGATCTTCTCGATCAAGTGCCACTCGTACATCCTTGGCTCTGTCAACGCAGTtacgacctcgtcgtcgacccaGCACTTTGACGCGACCGAGTCGGCGGGTTTCAGAGGCAGCCAGAAGCCGGCCGTGCTCGAGACGGCTAACCGCCGCCTTGTGGAAACGCTGTGGATGTTtgcctcggcgccgatcAACGTACCGACCCACGAGAACGTTGTCGTCCAGTGCGAGGGCTCGCAGCTGTGGGGCGAGATGGTCGACCTGTGGACCAAGAACCTCATCGCCAAGACCAGCCTGTACGCGCCCAAGGGCGTGTTCTGCCTGTTCGACCTGCTCgatggcctcgtcgacccaATCCAGTGGGGCGACGTACACTCGCCCCTCGACGTGCCGTACCTCATTGGCCTGTtccgcctcatcctcaacgagggcgagcacgcGCTGACGCTCGTCAAGGTCATTGCGTTTTTATTCACGCACTGGGAGATCCTCACTGCGCGGCCAGAGGACAGGCGCGAGTTGTGCATGGACATTCTGCTGAACAAGAAGCTGTTTGAGCGGCTGCTCCTCTTCTGGTCGCAATCTGTGCGCAGCTACGTGTTACGCTTAGTCGTGTTCCGCCTTGGCCACCTGCACACGACCAAGGATGAACCCGCGTCCTATGAGGTTGAAATCCAGTCCGTCCGCCTGCTTcagcagcgcctcgatCGGATCAAGAAACGCtacgacgagctcgagccgcAGCAGTCTCCAGAGATACTGGACAGCGCATCTCTGCCACCAAGAACGCCTACAACGCCCGGACTGCCTCGCAGCCGCTCCACTATAACAATGGTTACGGATTCGCCACAGGCGACGACCCGCGCGGAAAGACTCTTagccaaggaggaggacgacagcAAGTCGAAGGGCTCGTGGTGGAAGCGCACGCTCGGCATGCAGAAGAAGCCGAAGGGTTCGTCGCCCAAgccgccgtcctcgccaagcaTGCCTGACAACTCGCCAGTGGTGAGGTCGCCAAGACTCTCGACAGCATCTACGGGGTCGAATGGTAGCGGGTCGCCGCACACCGCATCCAACCCGTCGCTTCCGGCGCCGAAAAACAACCCAGCAGCACCAGGCGTGCGCAAGGGGGACAATGgggcgacctcgccgcggtCGACGCTGGGCCCGAGCCTGATGCCGCCCGAGATTGGAACGGGTGGTTCAGGTTCGCCGACGTCACCGACATCACCGTCCAACCCGATCGCACGGGGCACCGCGCGCAAGTCGCCCCCTCCGAACATCTCGACCGAGGGTGGGCCGAAGCCGCACGTCCGGGCAATCCAAGACGCCAAGGCGCAGTTTGCGTTCGAGTTCGAGCTGCCCACTGCATCGCCACTGAGCGACACGTTCGAGGCGAGCAACGCCACCTCTCCTCGACGAAACTCGCAACCGCCGAGTCCGCGTGGCGCGACGAGCCCACACATGAGCCACTCGTTCTCGAAGCGCTCTTCCCTTCTCCCGCCGAGTACGGagaaggcgctcgaggcgtACGGGCACTCTACGCCAAAGATAGCGCCACGGGATCGCGACCCGGGGTATCCGCTGCGGCTGCACGCGTACGCGATCCGcatgctcgccgagcttgaggacgCACAGAAGGAATACGACGAGTGGTGGTCGGAGGGTGGCATTGGCAAGGTGGatggcgcgccgccgcgtctcGCTGTCGCCTGGCCGTTCcacgagggtgaggagtAG
- the msp1 gene encoding uncharacterized protein (Belongs to the TRAFAC class dynamin-like GTPase superfamily. Dynamin Fzo YdjA family) has translation MLRRVPALRPRALGAPRPLALRYVASSLPVGRVTVPNRAIHVRAISFGTVPRIMAKAFRVPLYGVAVGAGGFGYANYKLEGVRNATVEVLDSVKDTLSSAYDSTAGAIGAAGNALGALGEGVGNGARGAVEGATGRIEAFQKGAGEWWGAFSSQFKGTEDTTTVKTAPQEEPEGGGGGGSGGGGGGGGGEAAAVLAAAAVAHDGADEPEPKEHQLLQLTRKLIEIRQVLLSVDQSDALTLPSIVVIGSQSSGKSSVLEAIVGHEFLPKGDNMVTRRPIELTLIYTPVKAGSNQPAEYGEFPDMPHLGKVTNFSTIQKTLTDLNLAVPAEECVSDKPIHLNIHSPHVPDLTLIDLPGYVQISSLEQPESLKESISALCDKYIREPNIILAVCAADVDLANSPALRASRRVDPLGTRTIGVVTKMDLVTPQQGASIIRGDKYPLHLGYVGVVSKAPPTVGVFSSLRSPPRVTNAVLKREEEVFGGENARYYNVRGRGDGKLLTGTDTLRRQLMDVLETSMAGSLHGITNAVQLELEEASYQFKVQYNDQRITAESYVAETTDALKARFKEYTRQFNKPAVRSKLTAMLDEKVMDILEQLYFNDEARATELSRLGEDRRLSSEADLEPYWKYKLETASSLLTKSGVGRDSTGLVADGLRGLIDSIAAGEPFSFHPSASERIVDFSHDLLRDRMGVTADQVENCIKPYKYEVEVDEREWENGRARADRKFSDEMVLCEAKLTEIRGRLGGSRRLNSLVKHVDDLEKWSVKNRLRNASASAEEEEVEAPQVDAYKYSAAQLIDGRHALLLQNRLALLKLRQQAIRSKRCRMGPEQAAFCPETFLAVVAEKLAYTSTMFINIELLEQFFYQFPREIDSRILYDLDRDEIKKFAFENPKIRQHLELQERRDKLEQVLRSLQTLVNLQADQGQSDSRHKRRKDGLFSKFM, from the exons ATGCTCCGCCGAGTCCCCGCCCTTCGCCCGCGGGCGCTCGGCGCACCGCGGCCTCTCGCGCTACGCTAcgtcgcctcctccttgccaGTGGGGCGGGTGACCGTCCCCAACCGGGCTATACACGTACGTGCCATTTCGTTCGGCACGGTTCCCCGTATCATGGCCAAAGCCTTCCGCGTACCGTTGTACGGCGTTGCTGTTGGGGCTGGCGGGTTTGGGTATGCAAATTACAAGCTCGAAG gtGTGCGGAATGCGACGGTCGAGGTCCTAGATAGCGTCAAGGACACGCTTAGCTCCGCTTACGATTCGACTGCTGGCGCCATTGGGGCTGCTGGAAACGCGTTGGGAGCCCTCGGAGAAGGTGTGGGAAATGGTGCAAGGGGAGCCGTGGAAGGAGCGACGGGAAGGATAGAGGCGTTTCAGAAGGGAGCGGGGGAGTGGTGGGGTGCGTTCTCGTCCCAGTTCAAGGGCACGGAGGATACGACGACCGTCAAGACTGCGCCGCAAGAGGAACCagaaggcggcggcggtggtggtagtggaggaggaggaggaggaggagggggggaggcAGCTGCTGTCCTTGCGGCGGCAGCTGTTGCGCATgatggcgccgacgagcccgaACCCAAGGAgcaccagctcctccagctTACCCGGAAGCTTATCGAGATCCGCCAGGTGTTGCTGAGTGTCGACCagagcgacgcgctcacgctcccGTCAATTGTGGTTATTGGGTCGCAGAGCTCGGGGAAGAGTTCGGTGCTAGAGGCGATTGTGGGACACGAGTTCTTGCCAAA GGGAGACAACATGGTTACCCGCCGGCCCATCGAGCTCACTCTCATCTACACACCCGTCAAGGCCGGCTCGAACCAGCCCGCCGAGTACGGAGAGTTCCCAGACATGCCGCACTTGGGCAAGGTGACGAACTTTTCGACGATCCAGAAGACGCTCACGgacctcaacctcgccgtgCCCGCCGAGGAGTGCGTGTCCGACAAGCCGATCCACCTCAACATCCACTCGCCCCACGTACCCGACCTCACGCTCATCGACCTGCCGGGCTACGTGCAGATCTCGAGTCTTGAGCAGCCCGAATCGCTCAAGGAGAGCATCTCGGCGCTGTGTGATAAGTACATCCGCGAGCCGAACATTATCCTCGCCGtgtgcgccgccgacgtcgacctggcGAACTCGCCGGCCCTACGCGCGTCGAGACGGGTGGACCCACTTGGTACTCGCACCATTGGTGTCGTTACTAAGATGGACCTCGTGACGCCGCAGCAGGGAGCGTCGATTATACGGGGCGACAAGTATCCACTGCACCTCGGCTACGTCGGTGTCGTGTCCAAGGCGCCGCCCACTGTCGgcgtcttctcctccctccgctCACCGCCACGAGTCACAAACGCCGTGCTCAAGcgtgaggaagaggtgtTTGGTGGTGAAAACGCACGGTACTACAACGTGCGCGGGAGGGGCGACGGCAAACTTCTCACCGGCACCGACACGTTGCGAAGGCAGCTCATGGACGTGCTCGAAACGAGCATGGCCGGTAGCCTGCACGGGATCACGAACGCGGTGCAGCTCgaactcgaggaggccagCTACCAGTTCAAG gtgCAATACAACGACCAGCGGATCACCGCCGAGTCTTACGTCGCCGAGACGACAGATGCTCTCAAGGCTCGCTTCAAGGAGTACACGAGGCAGTTCAACAAGCCAGCGGTGCGGTCCAAGCTCACAGCGATGCTGGATGAGAAGGTCATGgacatcctcgagcagctgtACTtcaacgacgaggcgcgggCGACCGAGCTGAGCCGACTGGGCGAGGACCGGCGCCTGAGCAGCGAAGCAGACCTGGAGCCGTACTGGAAGTACAAGCTTGAGACGGCGAGCAGTCTCCTTACGAAGAGTGGAGTGGGGCGCGACTCGACAGGACTGGTTGCAGACGGCCTGCGCGGCCTGATAGACAGCATTGCAGCTGGCGAGCCGTTCTCCTTCCACCCTTCGGCCAGCGAGCGGATTGTCGACTTCTCGCATGATCTCCTGCGCGACCGCATGGGCGTGACAGCCGACCAGGTCGAAAACTGCATCAAGCCGTACAAgtacgaggtcgaggtcgacgagcgcgagtgggagaacgggcgtgcgcgcgccgaccgcAAGTTTAGCGACGAGATGGTGCTCTgcgaggccaagctcaccGAGATCCGAGGCCGTCTCGGCGGGTCGCGTAGGCTGAATTCGTTGGTCAagcacgtcgacgacctcgagaagTGGAGCGTCAAGAACAGATTGCGCaacgcctcggcctcggccgaggaggaggaggtggaagCACCGCAAGTGGATGCGTACAAGTACTCGGCTGCGCAGTTGATCGACGGCCGACACGCACTGCTGCTGCAGAACCGACTTGCGCTGCTGAAGCTGCGCCAGCAGGCGATCCGGAGCAAGCGCTGCCGCATGGGACCCGAACAGGCCGCGTTCTGCCCCGAGACgttcctcgccgtcgtcgccgagaagctcgCGTACACGTCCACCATGTTCATCAACAttgagctgctcgagcagtTCTTCTACCAGTTCCCTCGCGAGATCGACAGCCGAATTCTGTACGATCTCGATCGAGACGAGATCAAAAAGTTTGCTTTTGAAAACCCCAAGATCCGGCAGCACCTTGAACTACAGGAGAGGAGGGATAAACTTGAGCAG gtcCTACGATCCCTCCAGACACTCGTCAACCTGCAAGCTGACCAGGGACAGAGTGATAGCCGGCacaagaggaggaaggacgGACTATTCTCCAAGTTTATGTGA